In a genomic window of Methanosarcina horonobensis HB-1 = JCM 15518:
- a CDS encoding metal-dependent hydrolase gives MLLFGHLGVTLGIFFGLGIFIPRLRTVIDPRYLAVGAILPDLIDKPIGEVIFASTFASGRIVGHTLLFSLLLFLTALYIYDKRRDIRGLSLASGSFLHLFEDEMLLNPQTFFWPLFGWSFSRTTKDYLGMEHLMKMLIKSFHIDFLLNYITEILAVVIGILIGIILVLHWSNKRIEKKSSDETVKEEL, from the coding sequence ATGCTTCTCTTTGGACATCTGGGCGTTACACTCGGGATATTTTTTGGACTTGGAATTTTTATACCCCGACTAAGAACTGTTATAGATCCAAGATATCTGGCAGTCGGAGCTATTCTGCCTGATTTAATTGATAAGCCAATAGGTGAAGTAATCTTTGCTTCAACTTTTGCAAGCGGGCGAATTGTAGGCCATACCCTGCTTTTCTCTCTTCTTCTATTTCTAACAGCTTTGTATATTTACGATAAAAGAAGAGATATTAGGGGCCTTTCCCTTGCTTCTGGCTCTTTTTTACATCTTTTTGAAGACGAAATGTTGTTAAATCCTCAAACTTTTTTCTGGCCTTTATTTGGATGGAGTTTTTCCAGAACCACAAAGGATTATTTGGGAATGGAACATTTAATGAAAATGCTGATTAAATCTTTTCACATTGACTTCTTACTAAATTACATTACTGAAATCCTGGCAGTGGTAATAGGGATCTTAATAGGAATCATTTTAGTTTTACATTGGTCGAACAAAAGAATTGAAAAGAAGAGTTCTGATGAAACTGTAAAAGAAGAACTTTAG